Within Desmodus rotundus isolate HL8 chromosome 6, HLdesRot8A.1, whole genome shotgun sequence, the genomic segment GTTGCCTGATGaataccattttcttttcctactgtGAGTTATTGCCTAGAAAAATCAGATTCATCTTTCAGGCCGAGTGAGAAACCCAATCAAAAGAGACTTAACTGATTCCCCCGAATGCTGGCTGCTTGCACAGTTGCCAGCTCCCTGAGGACTATGTCCGAGCTCAGGTACTTAAACCAGAAAGGGAACTAcattgagaaaggaaaagagagtgcTGAACTCAGTGTTCACTGAATTTGCTGGGGAGGAGACCCCAGCCACCAGACTGCTTCTTTTCTAGATGGTCTCACCTCTGTAGCTGGCAATCAGAACGTCCCATCAGTGGCATTACGTCTGGGATTTCATGAGAAGCAGTGAGAAGGGAGGGAGTTGGGGCATTGGGAAGACCTGGGTTTGCCTCCGAGTGACACCTCTGATAGTGGGTGACCCTTGACCCTACAAGACCCCACTTTTGTTGCTGCTGGGTGGCAGGATCCAGGAGGGAAATAGTATCCCAGATACCACACACTGCAACTCAATTCCTGGGGAGACACATTCTGATGGTGAATTACCAAGTACTCCACTAGGAGGAGAGTTTTCCTGGGGACCTGAAAACTCAGAATTCTATCCAATGGGGTTAAGGAATCCCTCCTTCCTGTGCACCCCAGAAAGCACAAGCCTCTGTCAGAGGGGCTAGTAGAAGGTGGAAGTGAGAGAGGATGGAGCAAGAACCtctggaagacttcctggaggaggtgacagaaGAGGCCAGGTCTTTAAGGAAGAGTGAGGGCTCACCAGgcttggaagggaggaagagcattctaggcagtgggaatagcatgtgcaaaggcacagaaTCAGAATGGGCCTGGTCCTTTCCACACCAGGAGGAATTAAAAGCCACCAGATCTGTGTTTCTCCAAGTGTTCTAGGACACTAAAGGGCACGCAGCAGGCAGGAGCTGAGGCTAAAGACTGAGACAGAACCAGGTCATGGAGAACCTCGAATGCCACGCCAAGATCTATACATAGAGACACCCAAGGCACAGTGGTTGGAGCAGActccccacacagagcccagcacaggggGGTTCGCACACACCCACGTGTGCATCCAGCACATTTAACACACTCAGCTGTGGTGGCCCTTGAGGGCTAATTGGCCAGCGCAGCCTCTGGGAGACACAGAACAAAGTAGACGCTGAGCCGGCCAAGGCCCTGTGTTATGGCTGCATTTGCTAGGTGATGACTTGGTAAATGTCAGAAGCCTCCCCAGGGGGGCAGAAAATTCTCCAGAAAATGTCTTTTCAAAGGCTGTTCAGGCAAAGATAAGAAGGTGTAGGAGGAAGCAGTGTGGCATGTGAGCCTGCAGCCCCTGTGGTCAGCCTttgcagtggggagaggaaggcgcTGAAGGCTGCGGTGCTGAATTTcatacatttctctctctctctctctctctctctctctctctctctcccccgtccccccccccccgccgccccccccccgccctgcccccaccacacacacagaacagaTAATGACTGAATCTGCATGGACATTAGACAAGATCTAACATACATTGTATcagtttttttcaactttttgtgtgtgtgtttgaaaattttcactaTAAAATGTTGGGAAAGATAGGCCCATTTTCTCATACCCAGGTAGACATACTAACCAGACCCACTGCGTCCCCAAGGTGAGCATCCTCCAGCTTCCAAGGGgaccacacccacacacccatgCACCCATACACAGGCACACTCCTGTTACAGAGCCAACAGGAAATACTGCGTGGGTGGATGAtcgggtagatggatggatggatggacgggtgAACGGGGCATGGAGAGAGACGGCCAAGTTGCAGGCCCTGCCCGAGGGCCGACACAGAGCCATGTTAATAACACAAGGCAGCAGGTGCCGATGGGATAACTTGGTACAAATGCAGCAGGGGATGGTGCTCCTGCCTCCAAGCATTCAGGAAGGCGGAAGCATCTGAGCTGGGCCTTGAAAGGAGAGGAGGTGACATGAACAGGGACTTGCAGGTGAAGGAGACGGTGAGGGCAGGAATGAGAAGTGTTGCATTTGGGGCCAGGCCCAGCTGCACAATGGGAAAGTTAAGAGACAAATCCAGCTGGGAGGACGTACTGAAGTCCGACCCAAGCACAGGCCCTGTGGCAGTGCGAGCTGGGTCTGAATGCAAGCTCTCCGGCCACTTACAAGGGCGCGCctccttggcctctctgagcctccgtctTCTCAGCTGTTACCCAGAGCAGCGATTTCCCTGTTGTGAGGGTGAAATGACATTTCACCTAACGTGCGTGATATCGCCTTGCCCAAGACTGTCCTCCCGGACAGTGGTGCCATGATTTGCTGAACCATCCTCCTGCTGACGGACACCCAAGTGTCTGTCACATGTCCTCCTTTTTCCATCTTCACCCAACAGTGGTCAGATTGCCACAGCCTAATTTCCCAGGAGGACCGGTGGGATCTGAGCAACCTGGAAGGTCATCCATTGTATGATAGGAATTTTTAAAGAGGTTAAGGAAAGTCGCTAAGTACTGTGCACTTAGTGTCCTGTGAACAGTGACACTAAGAAACAGTgtcctgtgtgtgcctgtgtccatgcagaggcacagagagagaagggacccAGCACACCCAACAGTTGGCAACAGACACCTCCCAGGTGTGAGGGCTTGGGTGTGTGACACCCAAATAGTTGGCCCTTTCTGTATACCTCAGGACACTTGGTTTACTGCAATAAGCAAGTCATTGCTTTGCAAGTTTGAAAGGAAAGTCAAGGAAGTGTTTTTTATGTTGGCTGTGATGTTGACAATGATGACAATGATCATGGGGGTTCCACGGCCCTCTACGGCAGTCGTTCTATCTACAGGGTTTGGGATGGACTGCGCTCCATGCAAACAATCACCAGAAACTGCTGGTACCTGAGCTGCAGAATGGAAACACAGCAGATGTGGTTCTCATTGGGAAATGGAACCACTGCTATTTTGGTCATTGCTGTGCCCCCAGCACCTGCAACCAGCATTTGGCACATTGGAGGTTCTGAAAAGTATTTGCTAgaacagagggaggggagagaaaggaaggaaggaagggagggagggagggagggaggaaggaaagaaggaaggaaggaagggagggagggagggagggaggaaggaaggaaggaaggaaagaaggaaggaaggaaggaagggagggagggaggaaggaagggagggaagggagagggaaggatgaATTTCTGATTATATATGACACCAGTTCATTCTGTTTGGAAAACCCCCAAACATTAACTAAAATGCCGGGCCAATGCCAAAATACCTATATTGCACTGTTAAGGAAactcagagaatattttgatgagaaataaggatcctcaaaaaaaaaaaaaatacccctgcTGCTACGTCCCCAGAGTTGAGTGTGGTGGTTGAGAGCCATGCTGTCTGGGCTTTTATGTAATGAAAAGATCTTCTAAAAATAACTCCCAGAGGCGCAGTTCGTGAGGCTGAGTGGCTGAGCCGGCTGGAGCAGCAGAAGGTGACCAGGAGCCGTGATCTCTACACCAACACAGTGGTTACGATTAAATGATGCTTCTCACATTCAGGGTGCAGAACCACTGCAAGCAAGAGTGTGGGAGAGGCTTAAATCATGTCACTTGGAGATTAGATTGCTTCCGAGAGGCTCTGCTGTCGACTGGATTTCTGCACACTCCCAGATCCCAGAAGACTGTCGGTGCTGGGGAAAATCAGGAAGAGCTCCCATGAAAGGGTCCAGCAATCAAGCAGGGCCTTAAGCGTGTTTTGCACCCATTGGAATCATAGAATATCACCACTAGGAGGTAGTCTCTGAGATTTAGCCAAGAAGCATTGTGGGTGCGGCAACTATATGGAAGTGATTTTTGCAGTAGGaccagaggaaggaagacagggaggaagggattGGAAACCACCCAAATACTCCTGATAGGAGGATGATAAACTGTGGCAAGCCCCAGTTATGCAGCCATTCAAAAGATTTCGTGAGTTCTGTAACAGCTGACCTGGAAGTGGGACCACATGTGTTGCCAAATAAGAAAAGGTTTAGAGAGGTGGGTAGAGCAGGGGCCGGTTTGGGTGTGGTTAGCCAACTTCAACCGCAGTAAACCCAGCCCTCTGCCTGGTTCTGTGCTGCCTGTGAACTAagaatggcttttacatttttcaataGTTTGGAAATAGTTGTATAGAGttagagaaaatacaaagaaaaatattttgtgacacatgaaaatCACATGAAATTCAAAGGTCACTGCTCATAGTAAAGTCTCCTTAGAGCACAGGTCTGCTTGCTCATGTGCTCGGCTGTGGAGGTGACGTCCCCTCCAGGGTGCCAGAGCTGAGTCCCTGCAGCAGAGACCATGTGGGACACAgagcagaaaatattttcctgaaaacaGTGCGTCGGCCCTTGATCTAGGGTATGATGGCATTTTGTACAACAACTGTTCTCGGCACTGTCTCAGAGTAAGTTCATTACATTTGTGTACTTATTCATTCACTTTATGATTTATCCATCAGAGTGTTAATGCCTACCCATGGGGAACCAGCACTAAACAGTCAGATGCAGCCTGCCTTGTGGAGCCTGGAGCCTGTGTCTAGATCTTTCTTTCTCCAGTAGAAACAGTTACTCCAACCATACCTCGCACAGTGACCTGTGGTCCAGCCCCTTGCAtctgctcccttcctcctctaCTGTATATACTGATTGCCACAGTGCCTCCCAAGAAAAGGCACTTACACTGGCCTCCTGGTATCTTGCAGGGAGGTCAAGGTCTAGAGCGAATCATCATGAATCAGGTCACTCTCTTGGTCTGTTTCAAGGTGCTCAACACTCAACCTTTGCATTTTCAGCTCCTGCTCCCCAATGTTCCCAAGAGGCAGGTGCGGCAGACCTTGACCCCTGTCACATGGATGGGAGCAGCTATCAGCGATGGAGAAGGAGGCAGCCACATCTCCACATGATCCCTCCCGCATAAAACCAAAGCCATGACCAGACAAATGCTCCAGTGCCTCAGTCTCTATGCAAGacctggagagaggaggaagccagCTCTGCAGGGGGCGATCTGGGGACTGGAGTTTCAACCACCAACTTTGCCTCTTCTCCAGTCATGCTCATGCCCAGCACCTCCTAGGAgactgctttatttatttgtagaaagaCAGCACTGAGTTGTTCATTGTAGCCTCCCCACAGTTGGACACTTCCTTTCGGCTCCGCTGGGCAGCCTGGAGCCCTGTGGTCAACATAACTGACACACTGGGTCGTGGGGAGAGAAGCAgccaggggctgtgggcagaggaAGGAACCTTGGGGCCCCAGGATGGAGCCCAACAACACGACCTCTTCCTCTTGTCTGGATTCTGTTGCATTCAAGATCACTGTTAGCGTGGCCCTCACTGTCCTCATTCTCATCACTATTGCTGGCAACGTGGTGGTCTGCCTGGCCGTGGGCCTGAACCGCCGGCTCCGCACTCTGACCAACTGCTTCATCGTGTCCTTGGCCATCACCGACCTGCTCCTTGGCCTCCTGGTGCTGCCCTTCTCAGCCATTTACCAGCTGTCCTGCAGGTGGAACTTTGGCAAGGTCTTCTGCAATATCTATACCAGCCTGGACGTGATGCTCTGCACAGCCTCCATCCTCAACCTCTTCATGATTAGCCTTGACCGGTACTATGCCATCACAGACCCCTTGCGCTACCCCGTGCTGGTGACCCCAACCCGGGTCGGCTTCTCCCTGGTGTTAATCTGGGCCGTCTCCATCACCTTGTCCTTCCTGCCTATCCACCTGGAGTGGAACAGCAGGAACAAGACCAGCGGTTTCAATTCCACCAttctgtcctgcaaagttcaggtCAACTTGGTGTATGGCTTGGTGGACGGGCTGGTCACCTTCTACGTGCCTCTAGTGGTCATGTGCATCACCTACTGCCGCATCTTCAAGATCGCCCGGGATCAGGCCAAGAGGATCCATCACATCAGCTCCTGGAAGGCAGCCACCATCAGAGAGCACAAAGCCACAGTGACACTGGCTGCTGTGATGGGGGCCTTCATTGTCTGCTGGTTCCCCTACTTCACCGTGTTTGTCTACCGTGGGCTGAGAGGGGATGACGCCATCAACAAGGTCTTCGAAGCCGTCGTTCTGTGGCTGGGCTATGCCAACTCAGCCCTGAACCCCATCCTGTATGCCGCTCTGAATAGAGACTTCCGCATGGCGTACCAGCAGCTCTTGCGTTGCAGGTCTGCCAGCCGCAACGTCTATGACCCTTCTCCGAGGTCTGACAACTCTCGGTTCTCCAGGACTCAAAGCCAAGAacccaggcagcaggaagagaagcCCCTGAAGCTCCAGGTGTGGCATGGGAGAGAAGCCACAGCACCTCGTGGAACCACAGACAGGTAACTTCCCTGGCTATTTGTGCCCAGGCAGGGGCACGGGGAGAGGCCCCACTAATGGTGACCATTAAGGCAGTCGCTGCTCACAAGGTGCTGGCACTCTTCGTGAGCACTTTGCGAACCTCGTGTTGTGCCATAGTACCCATAGCCCCCTCAAGGTGAAACGTTTTACCTCTATTTTAAAAGGACCACAACTTGCCCAGAACCCCAAAGCTGGGACCAGGGCAGAGGTCCCCAGATCCAGAACTTGTGGGCCCTTTTACCTAGCTGCATTGTCCTGACAATCAGAAGCCCTAAGTGTAAGGCCCATCTCTACCACTTAGCTAGCAGTCGTAAGCGCTTACTTAAACCTGCAGGACAGCCCGCAGGTGGCCGTGCATGAGTGCCGATTCCTGGGGGTGGAATGAGAAATCCAGCCAGTCTGCTGAACACCTATTATGCACCAGCGCTTACACTGGGGGCGCGCAAATCAGAGGGGAAAGAGGACTGACCAAGTCGGGAAGGCAGGGCCTTGGATAGTGTACCATGGGCCTTAGGGGAAGACGGAAGGGTTAGAAGCAAGGTGGGGTGACTTAGGCAGCTCTGTGCTTTGGAAAGAGAGCTCTGATTGCCCCCTAAGATGTGGATGAGAAGGAGACAGGACATCAGTGAAGGGGCCTGGGGTGCTGGTCCGTGAGAGAGAACAGAGCAGAATCTCAGCTATGAAAAAATGGGCTTGGGATCACTGGATGTTTAGGGTGCAGGAGCAGAAGAGAAAGGATGCCCCAGGACTCACCCCCAAGGGGTATCCCAGCTGAAAAGTAAACAGGATCGGAAGGAGACTTAGGTCCACCGGTAACACAGCCAATGCAGGATGTTCAGTGGGAACTACACCACGGACTCGAGGGCACAGAGATGCCCACTCTCCGTGTGGGGAGGAAGGTCTGGATGAGCTGGGAGAGAGTGAATGACAGTGTGCTGGTAGGACACCTGGCCCACAGATGTGCTCGATAagtgtccctttccttctcttccgcAGACCATGCCTTTGTGCCCCAGGACGCTGGTCTGTGTGActgagccattcattcattcattcactcactcactcacaaacATTTATCATCTTCCTACAATAGGCTGAGAActgggctgggccccagggatGTAGAAATGACATTCTGAGCATTTCTCAGCTCTGCCCTCACTCCCTCTGGCTTGAGCAAGTCCCTGCCTCTCTCAGGCATCAGTTTCCTCGACTCATAGAGCATGAGGTCTGTCCTCACGCAGCCTGCCCTGCTCACCTCCCAGAGTCGCCTGAGTGGATGTGAGTTAAGAGATGCCAGGAGGCTCTGTGATCCCCATGGACACATGTTCGGTCTCAAGAAAGGCTTCACTGGACACCACAGACCCACACCCTCGGGTTCTGGTCTCTGTGGATCATTGCGGGGGAAAACTGCCCAACTAGACTCCTGGGCCTCATGTCCTCTCTGGTCATTGCAGCAGCCAGGTGTGGAGTGTCCCACCCCCCAAAGACTTGAGTCTGGggccctcccaccaccccactgCTAACCTGCATccagcctcctcccagcctctaGACTGTCCCTTTCAAATCCACCCTCCAAGCCGCCTGAAGGTGTCTCTCCATaatgcccagccctggtgggTGTGATGCCCATCCACGTCCTGCCTCAGTCCCTCATTCAGGAAGCAGCCTCAGGTGCAAAGCTAACATAGCTCCTGAAGCAAACAAAGAGCGAATTGGGCGGTGTGGACTCTCCAGAAGGTGCCAACATGATTCAGTCTCATCATATACACCACTTCCTCCTGCTCTTACCTATGTGACCTCCCAGTGAATAGGCCGCTTCACCCTAATCCTTAGGGGAACATTCAGTAAGCACATAACAAGAGCTATCACTCACTGGGCACCACTAGCTGCCAGGTTTACAATTGTGCcattgtttctatgtattgatCATTCTGTGAGGGCATCCTAACCCCACCCCTGTGCTGGAGGCTAAGAGTGCAAAGGGAGATAAAGCAAGACCCCCACCCCACGCCACCTGTAACTGCTTGGGGGTAGCTGAGGAGCAGACTGGCCATGGTTCAGCGTAGCACGTGCCAAGGGTTGAAACTCTGAGCACCAGGTGAGGTGGCACATGACCCGGGCAGCCCGTCCCAGGTAGCAGACCTCTGAGCTGAGCCTTGAGCGAAGTCAAGGAAGACCCGTTCATCCAGGGTGGTGGCGGACCCTTCAGACTCGCAGCCTCATTTCATTCTCTGCACGACTCCGTGAAGCAGGTGTTTGTTTAgtcttcactttacagatgggaaactgaggcacagagaagtccaTTAAATTGCCCAAGTGACATAAGCTAGTGAGTCAGCCAGTGCCAAGGCCTGAGCATCAACAGAAGTAGTAGCCCCCACTCCTGACTGCCCTGTGGGTGCCTGGCACGCTGCAGGGTGTGAGCATCCACCTGGTCCTCTGATCCTCATGGCCACTATGGGTGGGGGCCTAAGAAGACGCCCCCCCACGGAGGCCAGCCAAGCGGCAGAGCCTGCCTGCGCCCTACCCAGCAGCTGTGGAGTACCCCAGGGAAGCAGTGGACAGAGGGGTTTAGCAGAGGGGCACAGGGAACCAGCTGGAGGGCCTCACACGAAGAGAGGAGCATGGGGGTGGCGATGCagcaagccaaggacagagagaGTGGGTTTTCCCACCTCAGTTCCAGGGCAATTGCGACCCTGAATGGCCCTCCATTAGGGGGGCTCTCAGCTTCCCTGATGCCCATAGCATGtccttcctgctctccttctGGGGATGAAAACGAGTGTGGCCTGACTAAGAACCTTGTCACTTCTGAGGGGGTTGGGGTGTCTGCTTGAGCTGAGAATTCCAAGGGACTGAGCCAGGCCTgcctttggggtggggtggagggtagcATGGTCAGCCAAGAAGAGACTCCGGAGAGAGGGAGGCCCAGCTGACCTGTGGCCAACCAGCAGCCACCTCCCCAGCAGGATGTTCTGTCTGCCCCTTCCTGACCCCAGCTGGCCTCCTTCACCCCACTCTTCATCACCTCTGCCCTGGAcagccttccctgcctcctctctgatcCCCAGCCCCTAGCCTCTCTCCCTGCTCAGTAGCCTAAGCGTCTACTGGACAGAGGCTatgttagtttcctggggctgctgtaactaATGGCCATGAACCTGGTGGCTGAAAACACGC encodes:
- the HRH2 gene encoding LOW QUALITY PROTEIN: histamine H2 receptor (The sequence of the model RefSeq protein was modified relative to this genomic sequence to represent the inferred CDS: inserted 2 bases in 1 codon), yielding MEPNNTTSSSCLDSVAFKITVSVALTVLILITIAGNVVVCLAVGLNRRLRTLTNCFIVSLAITDLLLGLLVLPFSAIYQLSCRWNFGKVFCNIYTSLDVMLCTASILNLFMISLDRYYAITDPLRYPVLVTPTRVGFSLVLIWAVSITLSFLPIHLEWNSRNKTSGFNSTILSCKVQVNLVYGLVDGLVTFYVPLVVMCITYCRIFKIARDQAKRIHHISSWKAATIREHKATVTLAAVMGAFIVCWFPYFTVFVYRGLRGDDAINKVFEAVVLWLGYANSALNPILYAALNRDFRMAYQQLLRCRSASRNVYDPSPRSDNSRFSRTQSQEPRQQEEKPLKLQVWHGREATAPRGTTDRKPKLPCTVCSSNLLSCCKSLWGLRLLXRHEGGPLEEQPLWTLPEEAVRTLPSQPV